In one Pseudodesulfovibrio tunisiensis genomic region, the following are encoded:
- a CDS encoding competence protein ComEC has protein sequence MHSDFWLSDPVFWLLALPAVAASGLLVQMILSLFSCCGTFRLQGRTIALKWWMIPVAAVSAGVLWLVAVLYVWLWR, from the coding sequence ATGCATTCCGACTTCTGGCTTTCCGATCCCGTGTTCTGGCTTCTGGCCCTGCCTGCAGTGGCGGCCTCCGGGCTGCTTGTGCAAATGATTCTGAGCCTTTTTTCCTGTTGCGGGACCTTTCGGCTGCAAGGGCGGACCATTGCCCTGAAGTGGTGGATGATCCCGGTGGCAGCGGTTTCGGCAGGCGTTTTGTGGTTGGTTGCGGTGCTGTATGTCTGGCTCTGGCGGTAA
- a CDS encoding HD-GYP domain-containing protein produces MIFMPADLDLPEESLCPDEPNTEEYNQVDPCTLDCFPDHSYPVDLYRWRESAGTLSPIYRCGAEVHTRLRGTLYALSEAGKLFFSRNQIRAYTECLSRNLDAALDDPNLTWNEKSHVLIESLGQRQQAMFQQPMPQELDNLDRIVETLCLYLIEDSTRMRRVVHHVHCTPLAARQRLNAALMALAIFLECEGEPVPLERMHPVGLGFFLFDIGMSRVSRMLSDKKSMQLVPSEQRRVQEHPLAGFEIAGRLNLVNPEIVEPIIQHHERLNGTGYPNRLRDRQIGKLGRIAGVADSYVAMITDRPHCPARPPLHAAAEILKQDKVYDQSVARKLVRLLNAVPSVAS; encoded by the coding sequence ATGATTTTCATGCCAGCCGACCTCGACCTGCCCGAGGAATCGCTTTGTCCGGACGAGCCCAATACCGAAGAGTACAATCAGGTCGATCCCTGCACTCTGGACTGTTTCCCGGACCACAGCTATCCCGTGGACCTGTACCGCTGGCGCGAGAGTGCGGGCACTCTCAGCCCGATCTATCGCTGCGGCGCCGAGGTGCACACGCGGCTCAGGGGAACCCTGTACGCTCTCAGCGAGGCCGGAAAGCTGTTCTTCTCGCGCAATCAGATCAGGGCATACACCGAATGCCTGTCCCGCAATCTGGATGCGGCTCTGGATGATCCCAACCTGACATGGAACGAAAAGTCCCACGTGCTCATCGAGAGTCTGGGCCAGCGGCAGCAGGCCATGTTCCAGCAGCCCATGCCGCAGGAGCTGGACAACCTTGACCGCATTGTGGAGACCCTGTGTCTCTATCTGATCGAGGACTCGACCCGGATGCGCAGGGTGGTGCACCATGTGCATTGCACGCCTTTGGCAGCCCGGCAGCGGCTGAATGCCGCGCTCATGGCTCTGGCCATTTTTCTGGAATGCGAGGGCGAGCCCGTGCCGCTGGAACGCATGCATCCGGTCGGACTGGGATTTTTTCTTTTCGATATCGGCATGAGCCGGGTTTCCCGCATGCTGTCCGACAAGAAGTCCATGCAGCTCGTTCCCAGCGAACAGCGGAGGGTACAGGAGCACCCCCTTGCCGGATTCGAAATCGCGGGGAGACTCAATCTTGTCAATCCGGAGATCGTGGAGCCCATCATTCAGCACCATGAGCGGCTGAATGGCACTGGCTACCCGAATCGGCTCAGGGATCGGCAGATCGGCAAGCTGGGCCGCATCGCCGGGGTTGCGGATTCCTATGTGGCCATGATCACGGACCGGCCGCATTGCCCGGCGCGTCCGCCCCTGCATGCTGCGGCGGAAATCCTCAAGCAGGACAAGGTCTATGACCAGTCCGTGGCCCGGAAACTGGTCCGGTTGCTCAATGCGGTCCCCTCGGTCGCAAGCTGA
- a CDS encoding peptidase U32 family protein has translation MPDSPRFAPELLAPAGDMEKLETAILYGADAVYLGGGALNLRAGAGGFTRDELFQAVERAHAAGVKIYFTLNVYPREDMIPQVREYMDLLAELRPDGVIAADPGVIAMLRSHLPDMPVHVSTQANTSNSETVRFWASIGARRVNVARELRSQELMQMLAICRREITDMEVEVFVHGAMCMAVSGRCYLSAMLNDRPGNLGQCSHPCRYEYRPKAILLEERTRPGEDLWVIQEYGKDTEPASEFTFDEPSDEFTFETPQETPADPALSIAQDHGGWTKFFAAEDLCLLHYLEWFSRMRVASIKIEGRTKSSSYLAQVVDAYRTALNDIRSNEFRAEKYLPELVNAASRPLTTGFFDPDRRGAIALPPDESEKRPVLARILKNAGPGRWLVQIKARWNAAKDIEAILPGLNRPRITPEGYALENDEGEGVTVSHPGQKAVLVCDLPGLAPGMFLRAAWDLDDLE, from the coding sequence ATGCCCGATTCTCCTCGATTCGCTCCCGAACTGCTTGCTCCCGCCGGGGACATGGAAAAACTGGAAACCGCCATCCTGTATGGTGCGGATGCCGTGTATCTGGGCGGCGGCGCTCTGAACCTGCGCGCCGGGGCCGGGGGCTTCACCCGCGACGAGCTGTTTCAGGCCGTTGAACGTGCCCATGCTGCCGGAGTGAAGATATATTTCACCCTGAACGTGTATCCGCGCGAGGACATGATTCCGCAGGTGCGCGAGTACATGGACCTGCTGGCCGAGCTGCGGCCCGACGGCGTGATTGCGGCCGATCCCGGCGTGATCGCCATGCTGCGTTCCCATCTGCCGGATATGCCCGTGCACGTCAGCACGCAGGCCAACACTTCCAACAGCGAAACCGTGCGCTTCTGGGCCTCGATAGGCGCGCGGCGCGTGAACGTGGCCCGCGAGCTGCGGTCGCAGGAGCTCATGCAGATGCTCGCCATCTGCCGCCGCGAGATCACGGACATGGAAGTCGAGGTGTTCGTGCACGGCGCCATGTGCATGGCCGTGTCCGGACGCTGCTATCTGTCCGCAATGCTCAATGACAGGCCCGGCAATCTCGGTCAGTGCTCCCATCCCTGCCGCTACGAATACCGGCCCAAGGCCATCCTGCTCGAAGAGCGCACCCGGCCCGGCGAAGACCTCTGGGTCATTCAGGAGTACGGCAAGGACACGGAACCCGCATCCGAATTCACCTTTGACGAGCCGTCCGACGAATTCACCTTCGAGACCCCGCAGGAGACCCCGGCCGACCCGGCCCTGTCCATTGCGCAGGATCATGGCGGCTGGACCAAGTTCTTTGCTGCCGAGGACCTGTGTCTGCTACATTATCTGGAGTGGTTTTCCCGCATGCGCGTGGCTTCCATCAAGATCGAGGGCCGCACCAAGAGTTCCTCCTATCTCGCGCAGGTCGTGGACGCCTATCGGACCGCTCTGAACGACATTCGCAGCAACGAGTTTCGCGCGGAAAAGTATCTGCCCGAGCTCGTCAATGCCGCTTCCCGGCCCCTGACCACCGGCTTTTTCGATCCGGACAGGCGCGGGGCCATTGCCCTGCCGCCGGACGAGTCCGAAAAACGGCCGGTGCTGGCCCGAATTCTGAAAAACGCAGGCCCGGGCCGCTGGCTGGTCCAGATCAAGGCGCGCTGGAATGCGGCAAAGGACATTGAAGCCATTCTTCCCGGTCTCAACCGGCCGCGCATCACGCCCGAAGGCTATGCCCTTGAAAATGACGAGGGCGAAGGGGTGACCGTGTCCCATCCCGGCCAGAAAGCCGTGCTCGTCTGTGATCTCCCCGGACTCGCGCCCGGCATGTTTCTGAGAGCTGCGTGGGATTTGGACGATCTGGAATAG
- the aspS gene encoding aspartate--tRNA ligase translates to MSDIEERDYEEYRVIEDLGGWRRTHTNNQLTAANIGETVCLMGWVQFRRDHGGLIFIDMRDREGLTQVVFSPERNHDVHERAHALRTEYVLAIKGEVRARPEGMANSNMVTGEIEVVVDEYKLLNTSETPPFSIEDRVEVGENLRLKYRFLDLRRPSLAKNFIIRNKAAQSARRFLDNLGFLEIETPVLTKSTPEGARDFLVPSRVNQGQFYALPQSPQLFKQMLMVSGMDRYFQIVKCFRDEDLRADRQPEFTQIDIEMSFTDEAQIQDMAEGLVKTMFRETIGVELPETLPRMTFAEAIRDYGLDKPDVRFDLKLQEATDIFRGGGFKVFANAELVKVLRVPGGGVLSRKEIDDFTKYVEIYGSKGLAWIKVKENGEWQSPIVKFFSDEEKTRLAELTQIQPGDILFFQAGPADIANTALGYLRVKLGERFELIDHSQYAALWITDFPLLEWDPEAKRWVARHHPFTSAQPGQLDTLDSNPGEALARAYDLVINGNEVGGGSIRIHTPEQQEKMFAALGIDDQEAREKFGFLMDALKFGAPPHGGIAFGLDRLVMLLTGAKSIRDVIAFPKTQKATCLMTEAPGEVSNAQLRDLGIRLREKKKEEA, encoded by the coding sequence ATGTCTGACATCGAAGAGCGGGATTACGAAGAATACAGGGTGATCGAGGACCTTGGCGGCTGGCGCAGGACCCACACCAACAACCAGTTGACCGCGGCCAACATCGGCGAAACGGTCTGCCTCATGGGCTGGGTTCAGTTCCGGCGCGACCACGGCGGCCTGATCTTCATCGACATGCGCGACCGCGAGGGCCTCACTCAGGTGGTGTTCAGCCCGGAGCGCAATCACGACGTGCATGAACGCGCCCACGCCCTGCGCACCGAATACGTGCTCGCCATCAAGGGCGAAGTGCGCGCCCGGCCCGAGGGCATGGCCAATTCCAACATGGTCACCGGCGAAATCGAGGTCGTGGTCGACGAATACAAGCTTCTCAACACCTCGGAAACCCCGCCGTTCTCCATCGAGGACCGCGTGGAAGTCGGCGAGAACCTGCGCCTCAAGTACCGTTTTCTGGACCTGCGCCGTCCGTCCCTTGCCAAGAATTTCATCATCCGCAACAAGGCTGCCCAGTCCGCACGCCGCTTTCTCGACAATCTGGGCTTCCTCGAGATCGAGACCCCGGTGCTGACCAAGTCCACGCCCGAAGGCGCACGCGACTTTCTCGTGCCCAGCCGCGTGAATCAGGGCCAGTTCTACGCCCTGCCCCAGTCCCCGCAGCTCTTCAAGCAGATGCTCATGGTCTCGGGCATGGATCGCTATTTCCAGATCGTGAAATGCTTCCGCGACGAGGACCTGCGCGCCGACAGGCAGCCCGAATTCACCCAGATCGACATCGAGATGAGCTTCACCGATGAAGCCCAGATTCAGGACATGGCCGAAGGACTGGTCAAGACCATGTTCCGCGAAACCATCGGCGTGGAGCTGCCCGAGACCCTGCCCCGCATGACCTTTGCCGAGGCCATCCGCGACTATGGTCTGGACAAGCCCGACGTGCGCTTCGACCTCAAGCTTCAGGAAGCCACGGACATCTTCCGCGGCGGCGGCTTCAAGGTCTTTGCCAATGCCGAACTCGTCAAGGTGCTGCGCGTGCCCGGTGGCGGCGTGCTCTCCCGCAAGGAAATCGACGACTTCACCAAGTACGTGGAAATCTACGGCTCCAAGGGCCTTGCCTGGATCAAGGTCAAGGAAAACGGCGAATGGCAGTCGCCCATCGTCAAGTTCTTCTCCGACGAGGAAAAGACCAGGCTCGCCGAGCTGACCCAAATCCAGCCCGGCGACATCCTGTTCTTTCAGGCCGGTCCCGCAGACATCGCCAACACCGCACTCGGCTATCTGCGCGTCAAGCTCGGCGAACGCTTCGAGCTCATCGACCACTCCCAATACGCGGCCCTGTGGATCACGGACTTCCCGCTGCTCGAATGGGATCCCGAAGCCAAACGCTGGGTGGCCCGCCACCATCCCTTCACTTCGGCACAGCCCGGCCAGCTCGACACTCTGGATTCCAATCCCGGTGAAGCGCTTGCCCGTGCCTACGACCTCGTCATCAACGGCAACGAGGTCGGCGGCGGCTCCATCCGCATCCATACTCCGGAACAGCAGGAAAAAATGTTTGCCGCCCTTGGCATCGATGATCAGGAAGCCCGCGAAAAATTCGGTTTCCTCATGGATGCGCTCAAGTTCGGCGCGCCCCCGCACGGCGGCATCGCCTTCGGTCTGGACCGGCTCGTCATGCTCCTGACCGGCGCCAAGTCCATCCGCGACGTCATCGCCTTCCCCAAGACCCAGAAGGCAACCTGCCTCATGACCGAAGCGCCCGGCGAAGTCTCCAATGCCCAGCTGCGCGACCTCGGCATCCGACTGCGCGAAAAGAAAAAGGAAGAAGCCTAA
- the hisS gene encoding histidine--tRNA ligase codes for MANIQKIKGFVDLFPEEAAKFSFLEAQARDIFTRYGFGELRTPILEKTELFQKSIGEDTDVVGKEMFTFPDRKGRSLTMRPEATAGVVRAFVESKTHQPGRISKFFSFGPMFRYERPQKGRQRQFHQLNAELFGAPEPQADAELILMLKSFLNSIGLEKLEIELNSLGCHDCRPAYKQALVDYYKSKDKENFCEDCQRRMETNPLRVLDCKVPTCKELVQDAPSITDHLCEECKAHFADVRAILDDAGAAYTLNPRLVRGLDYYVRTTFEVTSHDIGSQTAVAGGGRYDGLIKSLGGPDCAATGFACGMERLALLLEEKQLQQPDFYLAVVDNRAANDAMLFAQQLRDKGLRGEVSYAGGSMKSRMRAANKSGARTCLIIGGDEFDNKTVTVKDMAGEGGQETMTRDAYLNQF; via the coding sequence ATGGCCAACATTCAGAAAATCAAAGGTTTTGTTGATCTTTTCCCGGAAGAAGCCGCCAAGTTCTCCTTTTTGGAAGCCCAGGCCCGGGACATTTTCACCCGCTACGGATTCGGCGAGCTGCGCACGCCCATTCTGGAAAAAACCGAACTTTTCCAGAAATCCATCGGCGAAGACACGGATGTGGTGGGCAAGGAGATGTTCACCTTTCCCGACCGCAAGGGCCGTTCCCTGACCATGCGCCCCGAAGCCACCGCCGGTGTGGTGCGCGCGTTCGTGGAGTCCAAGACCCATCAGCCGGGCAGGATTTCCAAGTTCTTCTCCTTTGGTCCCATGTTCCGGTACGAGCGTCCCCAGAAGGGCCGCCAGCGCCAGTTCCATCAGCTCAATGCGGAACTCTTCGGTGCGCCCGAACCGCAGGCCGATGCCGAACTCATCCTCATGCTCAAGAGCTTTCTGAATTCCATTGGTTTGGAAAAGCTGGAAATCGAGCTGAACTCCCTTGGCTGCCACGATTGCCGCCCGGCCTACAAACAGGCGCTGGTGGACTACTACAAGTCCAAGGACAAGGAAAATTTCTGCGAGGACTGCCAGCGTCGCATGGAGACCAATCCCCTGCGCGTGCTGGACTGCAAGGTGCCCACCTGCAAGGAGCTGGTGCAGGACGCGCCCTCCATCACCGACCATCTGTGCGAGGAGTGCAAGGCGCACTTTGCGGACGTCCGGGCCATTCTGGACGACGCAGGCGCTGCCTACACGTTGAATCCCCGGCTGGTGCGCGGTCTGGACTACTACGTACGCACCACATTCGAGGTCACCAGCCACGACATCGGGTCCCAGACCGCAGTGGCCGGCGGCGGTCGCTACGACGGCCTGATCAAGTCCCTTGGCGGACCGGACTGCGCAGCCACGGGCTTTGCCTGCGGCATGGAGCGTCTGGCCCTGCTGCTGGAGGAAAAACAGCTTCAGCAACCCGACTTCTATCTGGCCGTGGTGGACAACCGCGCAGCCAATGACGCCATGCTGTTCGCCCAGCAGCTCCGGGACAAGGGCCTGCGCGGCGAGGTCAGCTACGCAGGCGGCTCCATGAAGAGCCGGATGCGTGCTGCCAACAAGTCCGGGGCAAGGACCTGCCTGATCATCGGCGGCGACGAATTCGACAACAAGACCGTGACCGTCAAGGACATGGCCGGGGAAGGCGGGCAGGAAACCATGACCCGCGACGCCTACCTGAACCAGTTCTAG
- a CDS encoding efflux RND transporter periplasmic adaptor subunit has protein sequence MKGEGRTYAPEETVETRLVRLPRWHEAVGTVQAKTDTRVEAQVTGRVLKVLVRPGDRVAKGDPLVELDSRALESRLERARQALASAGSALGQARDGLASARATATKAESTYKRMRRLHEQKVVTAEEMEQAETAHAQARAALGQAGDGVTGAQARVAEASELVQQAEIDLGYATIRAQENGEVARREAEPGDLAFPGKPLLVLQTGGSLRLEAMVREGLIARVRIGDTLPVIVSALEGEGDLRGMVEEIEPLADPVTRSFLVKVGLPPAPGLYPGMFGRLMVPVGETEAVLVPDRAVTRVGQLETVMIRTESGWRNAYVRTGERHGDDIEVLSGLSGGETLGVGGGRS, from the coding sequence GTGAAGGGCGAAGGCCGGACCTACGCGCCCGAGGAAACCGTGGAAACCCGGCTGGTTCGGTTGCCACGCTGGCACGAGGCCGTGGGTACGGTGCAGGCCAAGACCGACACCCGGGTGGAGGCGCAGGTCACGGGCCGGGTGCTCAAGGTGCTGGTTCGCCCCGGGGATCGGGTTGCCAAGGGCGATCCGCTTGTGGAGCTGGACAGCCGCGCTCTGGAATCCCGGCTGGAACGCGCACGTCAGGCCCTTGCCTCGGCCGGAAGTGCGCTGGGACAGGCGCGGGACGGACTTGCCTCGGCCAGGGCCACGGCAACCAAGGCCGAATCCACGTACAAGCGCATGCGCCGTCTGCATGAGCAGAAGGTGGTCACTGCCGAGGAAATGGAACAGGCGGAAACCGCCCATGCTCAGGCCAGAGCCGCGCTGGGACAGGCCGGGGACGGCGTGACCGGGGCGCAGGCCCGCGTGGCCGAGGCCTCCGAACTGGTGCAGCAGGCGGAAATCGATCTGGGATATGCCACGATCCGCGCTCAGGAAAACGGCGAAGTGGCCCGGCGCGAGGCCGAACCCGGCGATCTGGCGTTTCCGGGCAAGCCTCTGCTGGTGTTGCAGACCGGCGGTTCCCTGCGGCTGGAAGCCATGGTGCGCGAAGGGCTGATCGCCCGGGTGCGCATCGGCGATACCCTGCCCGTGATCGTGTCCGCGCTGGAGGGCGAAGGGGACCTGCGCGGCATGGTGGAGGAGATCGAACCCCTTGCCGATCCCGTGACCCGATCCTTTCTGGTCAAGGTCGGCCTGCCGCCGGCTCCGGGGCTGTATCCCGGCATGTTCGGCAGACTCATGGTTCCGGTGGGCGAGACCGAGGCCGTGCTTGTGCCGGACCGGGCCGTGACCCGCGTGGGCCAGCTTGAGACCGTGATGATCAGGACCGAATCGGGCTGGCGGAACGCCTACGTGCGCACCGGCGAGCGTCACGGCGACGACATCGAGGTGTTGTCCGGCCTGTCCGGCGGCGAAACCCTTGGCGTGGGCGGAGGGCGGTCATGA